The Bombus fervidus isolate BK054 chromosome 1, iyBomFerv1, whole genome shotgun sequence genome includes a window with the following:
- the Syd gene encoding JNK-interacting protein syd isoform X7, translating into MNQIEMDQETVYGTHEDSHVVMSEKVQSLAGSIYQEFEKMIARYDEDVVKDLMPLLVNVLECLDISYTENQEREVELELLKEDNEQLVTQYEREKQLRKTSDQKLLELEDVAEDERKELLSKIDSLESIVRMLELKTKNSHDHGTIANGSLSSSLHRISLYIVRLEEKEAELKREYTRLHERYTELFKTHVDYMERTKMLVGSTERLENSSSGRGPSRLPSLGLTHMSRSSGPLSYGFQSLEASINAEDVDQESPPNVVANLRTEMLDSSSEAAIETSDKSQLTDKPVQANKTTAISRHESPETEIPPPLVTPTSPTVEKLATSGGRSRTEREQRSGNTLYQELSFQDADALGEMDEGADITGSWVHPGEYASSVNDNFFGMGKEVENLIMENNELLATKNALNIVKDDLIVKVDELTSEQEILREEVRGLQQTRERLRQKVATLEEELKKVKEEAEAAAKAAKSDDEEDVSLAQRKRFTRVEMARVLMERNQYKERFMELQEAVRWTEMIRATKTDPASISSGKVSVWKFFSSLFTGPADRGALVRGPHTLPHMRYSAPTNQVVPAPPLDTMRRRTLKGRHEFFDQGDTIDTWLFWFSVGCLLASRSSEKLVARRANERREQYRQVRAHVRKEDGRLHAYGWSLPGKPSAPVRQPVPVPVYCRPLQESEPGMKIWCGAGVNLSGGKTRDGGCMVGGSVFYAAEAQEVSTNTKNEVEDAVEHLDKELQENENQRVEAEQLEQHLSSLVWICTSTQKMSKVTVIDANNPADILEVFSVCQGHLLCIASVPGAKESDYTQAMNEDPVRTANGVNENDNHEVNTTSSTEQNTQKNKQEIQVSVEKNKNESENASEEQNNENVKKSDDVNQSITTEPQSSENVDSETINLGKVYFVKANFEAPNSQLDEKEDKTEEKENKVEEDAPIEKMSSIQPTMWLGAQNGTVFVHSAVAKWSVCLHSVKLKDAALAIVHVQGRVLVALADGTVTLFRRGPDGQWDLSQYHVITLGSPQHSIRCMTAVSGKTVWCGYRNKIHVIDPVLMTVECTVDAHPRRESQVRQLAWLGEGVWVSIRLDSTLRLYHAHTYQHLQDVDIEPYVSKMLGTGKLGFSFVRITALLISSNRLWIGTGNGVIISVPLSENVCKTGAGGSMAVSRVQVGNAKGDAPGVGIRIFASDRGVTPGSYIPYCSMAHAQLSFHGHRDAVKMFVAVPGHGGQSAVSDGTQPAMLVLSGGEGYIDFRVADEAEDESDVATHLIVWQLVR; encoded by the exons ATGAATCAAATAGAGATGGATCAAGAAACTGTATATGGGACCCATGAGGATAGTCATGTGGTCATGTCAGAGAAAGTACAATCTCTGGCTGGTAGTATTTAtcaagaatttgaaaaaatgataGCACGTTATGACGAAGATGTGGTCAAAGACCTAATGCCCCTCCTAGTCAATGTCCTAGAATGTCTAGACATATCTTATACCGAAAACCAAGAGCGTGAAGTTGAATTAGAGTTATTAAAAGAAGACAATGAACAACTTGTTACACAATATGAAAGGGAAAAACAATTAAGAAAAACATCTGATCAG AAATTGCTGGAGCTTGAAGATGTAGCAGAAGATGAACGAAAAGaacttttatcaaaaattgatAGTTTGGAATCAATTGTAAGAATGCTGGAATTGAAAACAAAGAATTCACATGATCACGGTACAATTGCTAATGGCTCTCTCAGTTCATCCCTTCACAGAATATCCCTCTACA TTGTTCGCcttgaagaaaaagaagctgAATTGAAGCGTGAATATACTCGACTGCATGAGAGATATACGGAACTATTTAAAACGCATGTAGATTATATGGAAAGGACAAAGATGTTAGTTGGAAGCACAGAGAGATTAGAAAATTCATCTAGTGGCCGTGGTCCATCTCGTTTACCATCTCTTGGTTTAACTCACATGTCTCGAAGTTCTGGACCATTGAGTTATGGCTTTCAGAGCTTAGAAGCTAGTATAAATGCAGAAGATGTCGACCAAGAAAGTCCACCAAATGTTGTTGCTAATTTAAGAACTGAAATGTTGGACAGTAGCAGTGAAGCTGCTATTGAAACATCTGATAAAAGTCAATTAACAGATAAACCAGTACAAGCAAACAAAACAACTGCAATTTCTAGAC atGAGAGTCCAGAAACTGAAATACCTCCACCTTTGGTTACACCGACATCACCGACTGTAGAAAAGTTAGCTACTTCTGGTGGAAGAAGCAGAACAGAAAGAGAGCAACGAAGTGGTAACACATTGTACCAGGAACTCAGTTTTCAAGATGCTGATGCATTAGGTGAAATGGATGAAGGAGCAGATATTACTG GTAGTTGGGTACATCCTGGGGAATATGCCTCGTCGG TCAATGACAACTTCTTtg gaATGGGAAAAGAAGTGGAGAACCTTATTATGGAAAACAATGAATTGCTAGCTACAAA aaatGCGCTTAACATTGTAAAAGATGATTTAATCGTGAAAGTAGATGAACTCACAAG TGAACAAGAAATATTACGCGAAGAAGTTCGGGGCTTGCAACAAACTAGAGAACGTCTACGGCAGAAGGTCGCTACTCTTGAAGAAGAATTGAAAAAAGTTAAGGAAGAGGCAGAAGCAGCAGCAAAAGCAGCCAAGAGCGACGATGAAGAAGATGTATCATTAGCACAGAGGAAGAGGTTTACAAGAGTCGAGATGGCTAGAGTGCTTATGGAGAGAAATCAATATAAGGAACGTTTCATGGAACTTCAAGAAGCAGTTAGATGGACAGAGATGATAAGAGCAACAAAGACTGATCCTGCTAGTATATCAAGTGGAAAAGTATCTGTATGGAAGTT TTTTAGTAGTCTCTTCACAGGACCTGCTGATCGAGGAGCCTTAGTTCGTGGACCACACACATTACCTCATATGAGGTATAGTGCACCAACCAATCAAGTTGTCCCAGCACCGCCTCTGGATACCATGCGTAGACGTACGTTGAAAGGTCGCCATGAGTTTTTCGACCAGGGAGACACCAT AGATACCTGGTTATTCTGGTTTTCGGTGGGGTGCTTATTGGCCAGCAG atcTTCTGAGAAGCTCGTAGCAAGACGTGCAAATGAACGAAGAGAGCAATATCGTCAAGTCCGTGCACATGTTAGGAAAGAGGATGGACGATTACATGCTTATGGTTGGAGTTTACCTGGAAAACCAAGTGCTCCAGTTAGACAACCCGTTCCTGTTCCAGTTTATTGCAGACCTTTACAGGAATCTGAACCTGGCATGAAG atatGGTGTGGTGCTGGTGTAAACCTAAGTGGTGGTAAAACACGAGATGGCGGTTGTATGGTCGGAGGAAGCGTGTTTTATGCTGCTGAAGCTCAAGAAGTAAGTACGAATACAAAAAATGAAGTGGAAGATGCTGTTGAACATTTGGATAAGGAGCTTCAAGAGAATGAAAATCAAAGGGTCGAGGCAGAACAATTAGAACAACATCTTAGCTCATTGGTGTGGATCTGTACATCGACTCAGAAGATGTCAAAAGTTACTGTGATAGATGCTAACAATCCAGCGGATATTTTGGAAGTCTTTAGCGTTTGTCAAGGACATTTACTTTGCATTGCAAGTGTACCTGGAGCCAAAGAGAGTGATTACACTCAAGCTATGAACGAAGATCCAGTTCGAACTGCTAATGGAGTGAATGAGAACGATAATCACGAAGTAAATACGACTTCAAGTACTGAACAGAACACTCAAAAAAATAAACAGGAAATTCAAGTCTCGGtggaaaaaaacaaaaatgaatcTGAAAATGCATCAGAAGaacaaaataatgaaaatgttaaaaaatcgGATGATGTTAATCAAAGTATTACTACTGAACCACAAAGTTCGGAAAATGTAGATAGCGAAACGATAAATTTAGGGAAGGTATACTTTGTGAAGGCTAATTTTGAGGCACCAAACTCACAACTggatgaaaaagaagataaaactgaggagaaagaaaataaagttgaGGAAGATGCACCTATAGAAAAAATGTCTTCAATACAACCGACAATGTGGCTTGGAGCTCAGAATGGTACGGTGTTTGTTCATTCAGCTGTCGCTAAATGGTCAGTTTGTTTGCATTCAGTCAAATTGAAGGATGCCGCACTGGCTATTGT ACATGTACAAGGACGAGTTCTTGTCGCTCTTGCCGACGGAACTGTTACATTATTTCGAAGAGGTCCAGATGGGCAATGGGATTTGTCTCAGTACCATGTGATTACTTTGGGTAGTCCACAACACTCAATTAGGTGTATGACCGCCGTTAGTGGTAAAACGGTATGGTGCggatatagaaataaaattcatgtaATAGATCCAGTTTTAATGACTGTTGag TGCACTGTGGATGCTCATCCACGGCGAGAGTCGCAAGTGAGACAATTAGCTTGGCTGGGTGAAGGAGTGTGGGTCAGCATTAGATTAGATTCAACATTAAGACTCTATCATGCTCACACTTATCAACATCTTCAGGATGTTGATATTGAACCTTATGTTAGCAAAATGCTTGGAACCGGAAAACTTGGCTTCTCATTTGTAAGAATTACTGCATTACTCATTTCCTCCAACAGGCTGTGGATCGGCACAGGAAACGGAGTAATAATTTCCGTTCCTTTATCTGAAA ATGTATGTAAAACAGGTGCTGGTGGATCAATGGCAGTATCCAGAGTTCAAGTAGGAAATGCTAAAGGTGATGCACCGGGCGTTGGCATCAGAATTTTTGCCTCGGATCGCGGTGTTACGCCCGGTAGTTACATACCTTATTGCAGTATGGCTCATGCTCAACTTAGCTTTCATGGACATAGAGATGCAGTAAAAATGTTTGTTGCAGTGCCtg GTCATGGCGGTCAAAGTGCTGTGTCAGATGGTACTCAACCGGCAATGCTTGTTCTTTCAGGTGGCGAAGGCTATATAGATTTCAGAGTTG CAGATGAGGCGGAAGACGAGAGTGACGTGGCGACTCATCTGATTGTATGGCAGTTGGTCAG GTGA
- the Syd gene encoding JNK-interacting protein syd isoform X11, with protein sequence MNQIEMDQETVYGTHEDSHVVMSEKVQSLAGSIYQEFEKMIARYDEDVVKDLMPLLVNVLECLDISYTENQEREVELELLKEDNEQLVTQYEREKQLRKTSDQKLLELEDVAEDERKELLSKIDSLESIVRMLELKTKNSHDHVVRLEEKEAELKREYTRLHERYTELFKTHVDYMERTKMLVGSTERLENSSSGRGPSRLPSLGLTHMSRSSGPLSYGFQSLEASINAEDVDQESPPNVVANLRTEMLDSSSEAAIETSDKSQLTDKPVQANKTTAISRHESPETEIPPPLVTPTSPTVEKLATSGGRSRTEREQRSGNTLYQELSFQDADALGEMDEGADITGMGKEVENLIMENNELLATKNALNIVKDDLIVKVDELTSEQEILREEVRGLQQTRERLRQKVATLEEELKKVKEEAEAAAKAAKSDDEEDVSLAQRKRFTRVEMARVLMERNQYKERFMELQEAVRWTEMIRATKTDPASISSGKVSVWKFFSSLFTGPADRGALVRGPHTLPHMRYSAPTNQVVPAPPLDTMRRRTLKGRHEFFDQGDTIDTWLFWFSVGCLLASRSSEKLVARRANERREQYRQVRAHVRKEDGRLHAYGWSLPGKPSAPVRQPVPVPVYCRPLQESEPGMKIWCGAGVNLSGGKTRDGGCMVGGSVFYAAEAQEVSTNTKNEVEDAVEHLDKELQENENQRVEAEQLEQHLSSLVWICTSTQKMSKVTVIDANNPADILEVFSVCQGHLLCIASVPGAKESDYTQAMNEDPVRTANGVNENDNHEVNTTSSTEQNTQKNKQEIQVSVEKNKNESENASEEQNNENVKKSDDVNQSITTEPQSSENVDSETINLGKVYFVKANFEAPNSQLDEKEDKTEEKENKVEEDAPIEKMSSIQPTMWLGAQNGTVFVHSAVAKWSVCLHSVKLKDAALAIVHVQGRVLVALADGTVTLFRRGPDGQWDLSQYHVITLGSPQHSIRCMTAVSGKTVWCGYRNKIHVIDPVLMTVECTVDAHPRRESQVRQLAWLGEGVWVSIRLDSTLRLYHAHTYQHLQDVDIEPYVSKMLGTGKLGFSFVRITALLISSNRLWIGTGNGVIISVPLSENVCKTGAGGSMAVSRVQVGNAKGDAPGVGIRIFASDRGVTPGSYIPYCSMAHAQLSFHGHRDAVKMFVAVPGHGGQSAVSDGTQPAMLVLSGGEGYIDFRVGDGEDTEDTMERSNSAVAANAEEHGEQSHLIVWQVQCPLPVPMNG encoded by the exons ATGAATCAAATAGAGATGGATCAAGAAACTGTATATGGGACCCATGAGGATAGTCATGTGGTCATGTCAGAGAAAGTACAATCTCTGGCTGGTAGTATTTAtcaagaatttgaaaaaatgataGCACGTTATGACGAAGATGTGGTCAAAGACCTAATGCCCCTCCTAGTCAATGTCCTAGAATGTCTAGACATATCTTATACCGAAAACCAAGAGCGTGAAGTTGAATTAGAGTTATTAAAAGAAGACAATGAACAACTTGTTACACAATATGAAAGGGAAAAACAATTAAGAAAAACATCTGATCAG AAATTGCTGGAGCTTGAAGATGTAGCAGAAGATGAACGAAAAGaacttttatcaaaaattgatAGTTTGGAATCAATTGTAAGAATGCTGGAATTGAAAACAAAGAATTCACATGATCACG TTGTTCGCcttgaagaaaaagaagctgAATTGAAGCGTGAATATACTCGACTGCATGAGAGATATACGGAACTATTTAAAACGCATGTAGATTATATGGAAAGGACAAAGATGTTAGTTGGAAGCACAGAGAGATTAGAAAATTCATCTAGTGGCCGTGGTCCATCTCGTTTACCATCTCTTGGTTTAACTCACATGTCTCGAAGTTCTGGACCATTGAGTTATGGCTTTCAGAGCTTAGAAGCTAGTATAAATGCAGAAGATGTCGACCAAGAAAGTCCACCAAATGTTGTTGCTAATTTAAGAACTGAAATGTTGGACAGTAGCAGTGAAGCTGCTATTGAAACATCTGATAAAAGTCAATTAACAGATAAACCAGTACAAGCAAACAAAACAACTGCAATTTCTAGAC atGAGAGTCCAGAAACTGAAATACCTCCACCTTTGGTTACACCGACATCACCGACTGTAGAAAAGTTAGCTACTTCTGGTGGAAGAAGCAGAACAGAAAGAGAGCAACGAAGTGGTAACACATTGTACCAGGAACTCAGTTTTCAAGATGCTGATGCATTAGGTGAAATGGATGAAGGAGCAGATATTACTG gaATGGGAAAAGAAGTGGAGAACCTTATTATGGAAAACAATGAATTGCTAGCTACAAA aaatGCGCTTAACATTGTAAAAGATGATTTAATCGTGAAAGTAGATGAACTCACAAG TGAACAAGAAATATTACGCGAAGAAGTTCGGGGCTTGCAACAAACTAGAGAACGTCTACGGCAGAAGGTCGCTACTCTTGAAGAAGAATTGAAAAAAGTTAAGGAAGAGGCAGAAGCAGCAGCAAAAGCAGCCAAGAGCGACGATGAAGAAGATGTATCATTAGCACAGAGGAAGAGGTTTACAAGAGTCGAGATGGCTAGAGTGCTTATGGAGAGAAATCAATATAAGGAACGTTTCATGGAACTTCAAGAAGCAGTTAGATGGACAGAGATGATAAGAGCAACAAAGACTGATCCTGCTAGTATATCAAGTGGAAAAGTATCTGTATGGAAGTT TTTTAGTAGTCTCTTCACAGGACCTGCTGATCGAGGAGCCTTAGTTCGTGGACCACACACATTACCTCATATGAGGTATAGTGCACCAACCAATCAAGTTGTCCCAGCACCGCCTCTGGATACCATGCGTAGACGTACGTTGAAAGGTCGCCATGAGTTTTTCGACCAGGGAGACACCAT AGATACCTGGTTATTCTGGTTTTCGGTGGGGTGCTTATTGGCCAGCAG atcTTCTGAGAAGCTCGTAGCAAGACGTGCAAATGAACGAAGAGAGCAATATCGTCAAGTCCGTGCACATGTTAGGAAAGAGGATGGACGATTACATGCTTATGGTTGGAGTTTACCTGGAAAACCAAGTGCTCCAGTTAGACAACCCGTTCCTGTTCCAGTTTATTGCAGACCTTTACAGGAATCTGAACCTGGCATGAAG atatGGTGTGGTGCTGGTGTAAACCTAAGTGGTGGTAAAACACGAGATGGCGGTTGTATGGTCGGAGGAAGCGTGTTTTATGCTGCTGAAGCTCAAGAAGTAAGTACGAATACAAAAAATGAAGTGGAAGATGCTGTTGAACATTTGGATAAGGAGCTTCAAGAGAATGAAAATCAAAGGGTCGAGGCAGAACAATTAGAACAACATCTTAGCTCATTGGTGTGGATCTGTACATCGACTCAGAAGATGTCAAAAGTTACTGTGATAGATGCTAACAATCCAGCGGATATTTTGGAAGTCTTTAGCGTTTGTCAAGGACATTTACTTTGCATTGCAAGTGTACCTGGAGCCAAAGAGAGTGATTACACTCAAGCTATGAACGAAGATCCAGTTCGAACTGCTAATGGAGTGAATGAGAACGATAATCACGAAGTAAATACGACTTCAAGTACTGAACAGAACACTCAAAAAAATAAACAGGAAATTCAAGTCTCGGtggaaaaaaacaaaaatgaatcTGAAAATGCATCAGAAGaacaaaataatgaaaatgttaaaaaatcgGATGATGTTAATCAAAGTATTACTACTGAACCACAAAGTTCGGAAAATGTAGATAGCGAAACGATAAATTTAGGGAAGGTATACTTTGTGAAGGCTAATTTTGAGGCACCAAACTCACAACTggatgaaaaagaagataaaactgaggagaaagaaaataaagttgaGGAAGATGCACCTATAGAAAAAATGTCTTCAATACAACCGACAATGTGGCTTGGAGCTCAGAATGGTACGGTGTTTGTTCATTCAGCTGTCGCTAAATGGTCAGTTTGTTTGCATTCAGTCAAATTGAAGGATGCCGCACTGGCTATTGT ACATGTACAAGGACGAGTTCTTGTCGCTCTTGCCGACGGAACTGTTACATTATTTCGAAGAGGTCCAGATGGGCAATGGGATTTGTCTCAGTACCATGTGATTACTTTGGGTAGTCCACAACACTCAATTAGGTGTATGACCGCCGTTAGTGGTAAAACGGTATGGTGCggatatagaaataaaattcatgtaATAGATCCAGTTTTAATGACTGTTGag TGCACTGTGGATGCTCATCCACGGCGAGAGTCGCAAGTGAGACAATTAGCTTGGCTGGGTGAAGGAGTGTGGGTCAGCATTAGATTAGATTCAACATTAAGACTCTATCATGCTCACACTTATCAACATCTTCAGGATGTTGATATTGAACCTTATGTTAGCAAAATGCTTGGAACCGGAAAACTTGGCTTCTCATTTGTAAGAATTACTGCATTACTCATTTCCTCCAACAGGCTGTGGATCGGCACAGGAAACGGAGTAATAATTTCCGTTCCTTTATCTGAAA ATGTATGTAAAACAGGTGCTGGTGGATCAATGGCAGTATCCAGAGTTCAAGTAGGAAATGCTAAAGGTGATGCACCGGGCGTTGGCATCAGAATTTTTGCCTCGGATCGCGGTGTTACGCCCGGTAGTTACATACCTTATTGCAGTATGGCTCATGCTCAACTTAGCTTTCATGGACATAGAGATGCAGTAAAAATGTTTGTTGCAGTGCCtg GTCATGGCGGTCAAAGTGCTGTGTCAGATGGTACTCAACCGGCAATGCTTGTTCTTTCAGGTGGCGAAGGCTATATAGATTTCAGAGTTG GTGATGGAGAAGACACAGAAGATACTATGGAACGATCTAACAGTGCTGTTGCTGCAAATGCTGAAGAACATGGAGAACAAAGTCATCTAATCGTATGGCAAGTGCAATGTCCTTTACCAGTGCCAATGAATGGCTAG